One genomic region from Salvia hispanica cultivar TCC Black 2014 chromosome 2, UniMelb_Shisp_WGS_1.0, whole genome shotgun sequence encodes:
- the LOC125203373 gene encoding UDP-glycosyltransferase 86A1-like, producing MGEKKLHAIMIGFCYQGHTTPFTNLAINLASNGCAVTFVQTESVHYMLCKANGVNAANGDPFVGTNLDIRYATISDGLPPDFNRLLYFDDHWDSMYRHFPSHMDEVVGSIISSDSEFLHFLVADTFYSWPAAIAKKYNILNVSFWTQPALVFAIDYHLDVLKERGYFPIKGDEQKKVIDFIPGVRPIEAKDLMSYFHDQDVRSTTSRIVWDAFEQVKYADFILINTLHELEHEAVSAMNRKQPTYAIGPINFTKSVVPKSLWPETDCANWLGSKAPGSVLYFSFGSIAQSNKQLAEEIAHGLLLSGVHFVWVIRDAAQVLPDGFEDESKDQGLIVSWCNQNEVLSNPAIGGFLTHCGWNSILETIWCGVPMICYPFYVDQPTNRKLVVDEWKVGINLCDGTSVDRKEVAEKIKQLMSAETSISLRNEMKKMRMLMHKALDEQGPSQAIFIQFLKDLKVKAEA from the exons ATGGGAGAGAAAAAGCTTCATGCCATTATGATTGGTTTCTGCTACCAAGGCCACACCACCCCCTTCACCAATCTGGCTATCAACCTTGCTTCCAACGGATGCGCCGTCACCTTCGTCCAAACCGAGTCCGTCCACTACATGTTATGCAAAGCCAACGGCGTCAACGCTGCGAACGGTGATCCCTTTGTCGGTACAAATCTCGACATACGTTACGCCACCATCAGCGATGGGCTGCCCCCGGACTTTAACAGGCTCCTCTACTTCGACGACCACTGGGATTCCATGTACCGCCACTTCCCATCTCACATGGATGAAGTCGTCGGAAGCATAATCAGCTCGGACTCGGAGTTCCTTCATTTCTTGGTGGCTGACACTTTCTATTCTTGGCCGGCAGCTATTGCTAAAAAATACAACATCTTGAACGTCTCCTTCTGGACACAGCCGGCTCTCGTATTCGCCATAGACTATCACTTGGATGTCTTGAAAGAGAGAGGCTATTTCCCAATTAAAG GTGATGAGCAGAAGAAAGTGATCGATTTTATACCGGGGGTTCGACCAATCGAGGCCAAGGATTTGATGTCATATTTCCACGATCAGGACGTGAGGAGCACGACCAGCAGGATTGTGTGGGATGCATTTGAGCAGGTGAAGTATGCTGATTTTATTCTCATCAACACTCTACACGAGCTCGAGCATGAAGCGGTTTCTGCTATGAACCGAAAGCAGCCTACTTACGCAATTGGTCCTATCAACTTCACCAAATCTGTTGTCCCAAAGAGCCTATGGCCTGAAACAGATTGCGCGAATTGGCTCGGTTCAAAGGCCCCCGGCTCTGTTTTGTATTTTTCGTTCGGCAGTATTGCTCAGAGCAACAAGCAGCTTGCTGAGGAGATAGCCCACGGGCTTCTCCTCAGTGGAGTTCACTTTGTTTGGGTGATTCGCGATGCCGCACAAGTTTTACCCGATGGATTTGAGGATGAGAGCAAGGATCAAGGGCTGATCGTTTCGTGGTGCAATCAGAATGAAGTGCTCTCGAATCCTGCCATTGGAGGATTCTTGACTCACTGTGGGTGGAACTCGATTCTAGAAACAATATGGTGCGGCGTTCCTATGATCTGCTATCCGTTTTACGTTGATCAGCCGACTAACAGGAAACTAGTGGTTGATGAGTGGAAGGTGGGGATTAATCTTTGCGATGGAACATCGGTTGATCGGAAAGAAGTTGCAGAGAAGATTAAGCAGTTGATGAGTGCTGAAACTTCAATCTCCCTGAGgaatgagatgaaaaaaatgaggATGCTGATGCATAAGGCATTGGATGAACAAGGGCCATCGCAGgcaatttttattcaatttctcAAAGATTTGAAGGTTAAGGCAGAGGCCTAA